In a single window of the Deltaproteobacteria bacterium genome:
- a CDS encoding acyl-CoA dehydrogenase family protein: MDFALTEEMRMLKDMAFRFAQAEIAPHSQECDEEEKYTPELRKKAAENGLVGAWIPEEYGGAGVGILGNAIVTEELSRIDMGIGLNIVAAGFGCEAIYYFGSEEQKKTYLPPVCSGDQVSAGAYTEPNAGTDVAGYKTRAVKDGSDYVITGNKMFITNGTVCDFMVCQCITNPDAGKIHRSFGQIIVPADAPGITRTKIHGKMGIRASDTAEIALEEVRVPQENLIGDEGQGFYQLMHFFDITRIMVAGQALGLSQGCLDEAVRYSGERTAFGKPIGAYQITMQKLTEMAIRVEALRNLVYKSAWLVDQGTPDFHIAAMAKYYGGQTAVFCANAAVEVHGGYGYIDEYKVQKWYRDAKILELYEGTKEAEIMTIGKVLQSR, from the coding sequence ATGGATTTCGCGCTGACTGAAGAAATGAGAATGTTGAAGGACATGGCGTTCAGGTTCGCCCAGGCTGAGATAGCCCCTCATTCACAGGAATGTGATGAAGAAGAGAAATACACGCCCGAGCTTCGAAAAAAGGCCGCCGAAAACGGTCTCGTCGGGGCGTGGATCCCTGAAGAATACGGCGGCGCCGGAGTGGGGATTCTTGGAAATGCCATCGTGACGGAAGAGCTTTCGCGGATCGATATGGGTATCGGTCTGAACATAGTGGCAGCCGGATTCGGCTGTGAAGCCATTTACTATTTTGGGTCCGAGGAACAGAAAAAGACCTACCTCCCCCCCGTGTGCAGCGGTGACCAGGTCAGCGCCGGCGCCTATACCGAACCCAACGCCGGCACCGATGTGGCGGGGTATAAAACCAGGGCCGTCAAGGACGGTTCAGATTATGTCATTACGGGAAACAAGATGTTCATCACCAACGGTACCGTCTGCGATTTCATGGTCTGCCAGTGTATCACGAACCCCGATGCCGGAAAGATTCACAGGAGCTTCGGCCAGATCATCGTACCCGCCGACGCACCGGGCATAACGCGGACAAAGATACATGGGAAAATGGGTATCCGGGCAAGCGACACCGCTGAGATCGCCCTTGAAGAGGTTCGCGTTCCTCAGGAAAATCTTATCGGAGATGAGGGACAGGGTTTCTACCAGTTGATGCATTTCTTCGATATCACGAGGATCATGGTTGCCGGACAGGCTCTCGGTCTTTCCCAGGGCTGCCTGGACGAAGCCGTCCGCTATTCCGGAGAGCGTACCGCCTTCGGCAAACCGATCGGAGCCTACCAGATCACCATGCAGAAATTGACGGAAATGGCCATCAGGGTCGAGGCATTGAGAAATCTTGTCTATAAATCCGCCTGGCTGGTGGACCAGGGAACGCCGGATTTTCATATAGCGGCCATGGCCAAGTACTATGGTGGACAGACGGCCGTTTTCTGTGCGAACGCCGCTGTCGAGGTCCACGGAGGATACGGATACATCGATGAATATAAAGTTCAGAAATGGTATCGGGATGCCAAGATCCTTGAACTATATGAAGGTACGAAAGAAGCGGAGATCATGACGATCGGCAAGGTCTTGCAGTCACGATAA
- the pilO gene encoding type 4a pilus biogenesis protein PilO, translating into MKRSFGREYTKGTTLFLICAALLVIVLFFFLWIAPLQDSLAVLDEEIAVAKARVDIQEKIRPLYAKLAEKAKSDESARLPLPKKESLPKLRIESILPAFSEIAKKHDMKIESFNPVIEALDQTPGRLRVDMSIVGNFFDFRELLVDMGAVPYVESIEEIQIERADTMKRINMKVWLLVS; encoded by the coding sequence ATGAAGAGATCATTCGGCAGGGAGTATACCAAGGGAACGACACTTTTTCTGATCTGTGCCGCTCTCCTGGTTATTGTTCTTTTCTTTTTTCTCTGGATAGCACCGCTTCAGGACTCTCTGGCGGTCCTTGATGAAGAGATTGCCGTCGCAAAAGCGCGGGTCGATATTCAAGAAAAGATACGTCCCCTCTATGCCAAACTTGCCGAAAAAGCAAAATCAGATGAATCAGCGAGACTTCCGCTTCCGAAGAAAGAATCACTTCCGAAACTCAGGATAGAGTCCATTCTTCCAGCCTTTTCGGAGATTGCAAAAAAACATGACATGAAAATCGAATCCTTTAATCCTGTTATAGAAGCACTCGATCAGACCCCGGGGAGGCTTCGCGTGGATATGAGTATTGTAGGGAATTTTTTTGATTTCAGAGAGTTGCTTGTTGACATGGGTGCAGTTCCTTATGTTGAAAGCATCGAGGAAATTCAGATTGAACGGGCAGACACCATGAAAAGAATAAATATGAAGGTCTGGCTCCTGGTTTCATGA
- a CDS encoding integration host factor subunit alpha gives MTLTKAELVKNLHANTKFSKERCAELVESVFDLMKKELENGHDVLISGFGKWTVKSKTPRKGRNPQTGQELMLDARRVVTFKCSRKLKEVVNS, from the coding sequence ATGACCCTTACAAAAGCCGAACTCGTTAAGAATCTTCACGCCAACACGAAGTTTTCCAAGGAACGATGCGCCGAGTTGGTTGAAAGCGTCTTCGATCTGATGAAAAAGGAGCTCGAGAACGGGCATGACGTTCTGATATCGGGCTTCGGAAAGTGGACCGTGAAGAGCAAGACCCCGAGAAAGGGAAGAAATCCCCAGACCGGACAGGAACTCATGCTGGATGCCCGCAGGGTTGTCACCTTCAAATGCTCACGCAAGTTGAAGGAAGTCGTCAATTCATAG
- the pilQ gene encoding type IV pilus secretin PilQ, protein MKRCTDTKWLVVVLLCASMAVFLLVAGCNKDLEVKKDPFFEKWRLEAAKSQGTSPAPRERSLDTSELAALAEDESVSHERAMPTNRVTLKMRNASVDVVMRALARAANQNLLIKSDVKGDISVDFRNVPWNEAFMSIMRSKNLTYVWDGRIIRIADIKDLQNELKIEEIQEKRREQEILRGRLAPLHTMVIPIDFITVSTEDSGGKGLNELRDNIESFLTRDEQGKPYGSVRISAHSNSILVQATEDDLKKILPIIEKLDKPMPQILIEAAIVETTSEVARSLGMQWGGLYHGTQNDRNYWVTAGSNTAGVIGESINAGLDPTTGIAANFPALGLEDTGGLTIGYVSQKIGSYVLDVQLSALEQDGKVNILSRPSITTLDNQTAFTESGEKVPYATVDEDGDREVEFEEALLRLEITPHVIDGKNMKMDINIKKDEVDLSRTVDGNPFIIKKETETTLIIQDGNTVVISGLSKSRNLNSDSGVPWLRELPLFGYLFKRSDKDKLMEEVLIFITPHILKETVDTGEEKTEPSSTSEPVNKTDTTPAG, encoded by the coding sequence TTGAAAAGATGTACGGATACAAAATGGCTGGTCGTGGTATTGCTGTGCGCCTCTATGGCGGTATTCCTGCTTGTGGCGGGCTGCAATAAGGATCTGGAGGTCAAAAAGGATCCTTTCTTTGAGAAGTGGCGCCTGGAAGCCGCGAAATCACAGGGGACTTCTCCGGCACCACGTGAGCGTTCTCTGGATACGTCGGAACTGGCCGCTCTTGCAGAGGATGAGTCGGTATCCCACGAGCGGGCGATGCCGACCAACCGGGTCACGCTGAAGATGAGAAATGCCAGTGTTGATGTCGTAATGCGCGCTCTGGCCCGTGCGGCCAATCAGAACCTGCTCATAAAATCCGATGTCAAAGGTGACATCAGCGTGGACTTCCGTAATGTCCCCTGGAACGAGGCATTCATGAGTATCATGCGTTCAAAGAACCTGACTTACGTGTGGGACGGGAGGATTATCCGCATTGCCGATATTAAAGACCTGCAGAATGAGCTCAAGATAGAGGAAATCCAGGAAAAAAGAAGAGAACAGGAAATATTGCGGGGAAGGCTGGCGCCTCTCCACACAATGGTTATCCCTATTGATTTCATAACTGTCAGTACGGAAGATTCAGGAGGGAAGGGGCTGAATGAGCTCCGCGACAATATAGAGTCCTTCCTGACAAGGGACGAACAGGGAAAACCTTACGGTTCGGTTCGGATCAGCGCTCATTCCAACTCGATACTCGTGCAGGCCACGGAAGACGATTTAAAAAAGATTCTTCCCATCATCGAGAAACTTGATAAACCAATGCCGCAGATATTGATAGAAGCGGCTATCGTGGAAACAACGAGCGAAGTCGCGAGAAGTCTCGGCATGCAGTGGGGAGGCCTCTATCACGGGACACAAAATGACCGAAACTATTGGGTGACAGCTGGCTCCAACACGGCAGGCGTCATCGGGGAATCGATTAATGCAGGGCTTGATCCCACGACGGGGATTGCTGCGAATTTCCCAGCACTTGGTTTGGAAGACACCGGTGGGTTGACCATTGGATATGTTTCTCAGAAAATAGGTTCTTACGTTCTCGACGTTCAACTGTCCGCGCTTGAGCAGGATGGAAAGGTGAATATACTGTCACGTCCGTCGATCACGACCCTTGACAACCAGACTGCCTTCACAGAAAGCGGAGAGAAAGTACCTTACGCGACCGTTGATGAAGACGGTGACCGGGAAGTTGAATTCGAGGAGGCGCTTTTACGCCTGGAGATTACTCCCCATGTCATCGATGGGAAAAACATGAAAATGGATATTAATATCAAGAAGGACGAGGTTGACCTGTCGCGGACGGTGGATGGCAACCCTTTCATTATCAAAAAGGAAACGGAAACGACCCTGATAATTCAAGATGGTAATACTGTAGTAATTTCGGGACTCAGCAAGTCACGGAACCTGAATTCCGACAGCGGTGTTCCCTGGCTGAGAGAACTGCCTCTTTTCGGTTACCTGTTCAAGAGATCCGACAAGGATAAGCTGATGGAGGAGGTCCTGATCTTTATAACTCCCCATATCCTGAAAGAAACAGTTGATACCGGTGAGGAAAAGACGGAACCCTCAAGCACCTCGGAACCGGTGAATAAGACAGATACTACCCCAGCCGGGTAA
- the pilM gene encoding pilus assembly protein PilM → MLDVIKNGKGSGEPAQPEGGRGVSTPGPSGKTKASAADAVTIGIDLGYTELRMVKVAAVGGELRLLDCRRIPYPEDMDRDSPRFPPFLRKSIENFQDNAKNVHLWAIMPSAPVEVQHIRVPRMAKKKVENAVYFMAKKNTPFDERNTIFDYEIQGEVKEGGLDKIATLAYTVPKEDVEKAEDVFKRAGISLNGLTIAPFATQNIFKTNWIPSLSKTVASLYIGRDWSRIDIFSGGNFVMTRGIKAGINSMIESVADEFSDRQKKISFEQFNVEKEQEDREQAATLSIDEAREILLGLGSDSPLLPDLIARLGLTETDVFDLVKPALERLVRQIERTFEHYMSTIGTERIDVIFVSSAMGVYMPIIEYIGEQLGVESDVLDPMSPENSHVKNLTADMSVSERSVFVPALGLALSDDDWTLNQIFTYKDKKNQAFIRYVNFAVMGVFAIVMLVSFGYFMWLNSAADQKKAVIAQYNQQLTEDVRIDETSIMEMVNQIRGEREAIKIFKSRYVGMATISELSSLTPSNIRILKLRSGISEQQNEAGQKGATGLEISGVVLGEPATLGSLLANYIFTLDDSPMFDEPRISSKKEDVFEGSQALHFTLFVKVI, encoded by the coding sequence TTGCTTGACGTTATAAAAAACGGCAAGGGATCAGGTGAGCCGGCTCAACCGGAAGGGGGGCGAGGGGTTTCAACGCCCGGTCCTTCCGGGAAGACGAAAGCGTCAGCCGCTGATGCTGTTACCATAGGCATCGATCTTGGGTACACAGAGTTGCGGATGGTCAAGGTTGCGGCTGTGGGGGGTGAATTGAGGCTTCTCGATTGCAGGAGAATCCCGTATCCTGAGGATATGGACCGGGACAGCCCACGGTTTCCCCCTTTTCTCAGAAAGTCCATCGAAAACTTCCAAGATAACGCAAAGAATGTTCATCTTTGGGCAATTATGCCGTCGGCACCGGTTGAGGTGCAGCATATCCGCGTTCCACGGATGGCAAAGAAGAAGGTTGAAAACGCCGTTTATTTCATGGCTAAGAAAAACACCCCCTTTGATGAAAGGAACACCATATTTGATTATGAGATTCAGGGTGAAGTAAAAGAAGGCGGGCTCGATAAGATTGCGACACTGGCTTATACCGTTCCGAAAGAAGATGTCGAAAAGGCTGAGGATGTTTTTAAACGAGCGGGTATTTCTCTCAACGGGCTGACGATTGCACCCTTTGCAACGCAAAATATTTTTAAAACGAACTGGATTCCTTCACTCAGCAAAACCGTTGCGAGTCTCTATATCGGCAGGGATTGGTCCCGGATCGATATTTTTTCAGGTGGCAATTTTGTTATGACCCGGGGTATCAAAGCCGGGATCAACAGCATGATCGAATCCGTTGCGGATGAGTTCAGCGACCGGCAAAAGAAAATCAGCTTTGAACAATTCAATGTGGAAAAAGAACAGGAAGACAGAGAACAGGCGGCAACGCTGTCAATAGATGAGGCTCGCGAGATACTGTTAGGCCTGGGTTCAGATTCACCGCTTCTGCCTGACTTGATTGCCCGCCTGGGTTTGACGGAGACCGATGTCTTCGACCTGGTTAAGCCGGCCCTGGAGCGGCTTGTACGCCAGATTGAGAGAACGTTTGAACATTACATGTCAACCATCGGAACCGAGCGAATCGATGTAATCTTTGTGTCCAGTGCAATGGGCGTATATATGCCTATTATCGAATACATTGGAGAGCAACTCGGCGTGGAAAGCGATGTTCTTGATCCCATGAGTCCGGAAAATTCCCATGTAAAGAATCTGACAGCCGACATGTCCGTATCGGAACGGAGTGTCTTTGTCCCCGCATTGGGGTTGGCGCTTTCCGACGATGATTGGACCTTGAATCAAATATTTACGTATAAAGACAAGAAAAACCAGGCGTTCATAAGATATGTCAATTTCGCCGTCATGGGTGTCTTCGCCATCGTTATGCTTGTCAGTTTCGGTTATTTTATGTGGCTCAATTCCGCCGCGGACCAGAAAAAAGCAGTTATCGCACAATACAATCAGCAATTAACGGAAGATGTCAGGATCGATGAGACATCGATCATGGAAATGGTGAATCAGATACGGGGGGAACGGGAAGCGATAAAGATTTTCAAGTCGCGGTATGTCGGTATGGCTACGATCAGCGAGTTATCTTCCTTGACGCCTTCCAACATACGCATTTTGAAACTGCGATCGGGAATTTCGGAACAGCAGAACGAAGCCGGGCAGAAAGGGGCAACCGGTCTGGAAATCAGCGGTGTTGTTCTCGGAGAACCCGCGACCCTGGGCTCTCTCCTGGCTAACTATATATTTACCCTTGATGATTCGCCGATGTTTGACGAACCAAGAATAAGCAGCAAAAAAGAAGACGTGTTTGAAGGGAGCCAAGCGCTTCATTTCACCTTGTTTGTAAAAGTTATTTAA
- a CDS encoding PAS domain S-box protein, which translates to MMENPPLYSTRIIKFFVEYINTHYPDIHLEPILDYAGMKRYQIDDEGHWFSQGQVDRFYERLVIETGDADIAREAGRYSALSKSGLAAQQYALSFVTPVAALSVMEKLYPIFSRACTVSAKKLASNKMELTVKPGPDVDEKPYQCENRMGIFESIPKLFTGEYAKIEHPECLHKNADACRYIISWEQPAFLLWKRLRNYATVFSVLICAILLFSHTPINTLIVALLCTILVTSLHAHAVYLEKSEIQTSIINKGDLAGDLLERVNTSYDNALLIQEVGQATASILDMDKLLPYIMELLGKRLDFDRGMIMLANEERTRLVYVAGFGYNAEQEEFLRMISFHLDKPSSRGQFVLSFKNQIPFLINDIEEIETIISKKSLDFVRAMGVQSFICVPIIFEGRSEGVLGVDNIRSKRQLSQSDLNLLMGIAPQVGISINNARSYRKIKNSEARFRALGENSPDIIYTLDADSVITYINPVSERILLYSTEELIGKRLLDIICEEDRPYLTKVLSRAKNREIFKDVTGRFIDKQGKEHVFNISGAPNFDDDGRMTGLVGSLKDVSELKKNYDILQMTLQSTIDAMSEIVESRDPYTAGHQKRVALIAGAIGEEMNLPLDTVKGIQMASMIHDIGKMYVPAEILSKPIELNDLEFTLIKTHPEVGFNILKNIEFTHPVARIVLQHHERLDGSGYPNGISGEDILMEAKILSVADVVEAMSSHRPYRPALGIEMAIKEITENRGILYDSDVVDACIRLFTENKFDDLVKSRNTRADGAAL; encoded by the coding sequence ATGATGGAGAATCCCCCCCTTTACAGCACACGGATCATCAAGTTCTTCGTTGAATACATCAACACACATTATCCGGACATTCACCTTGAACCGATCCTTGATTATGCCGGAATGAAGCGCTATCAGATCGATGATGAGGGGCACTGGTTCTCTCAGGGCCAGGTGGACCGGTTTTATGAACGGCTCGTCATCGAAACGGGCGACGCCGACATCGCCCGGGAAGCGGGCCGTTATTCGGCGCTGTCAAAGTCAGGGCTCGCGGCACAGCAGTATGCTTTGAGCTTCGTGACACCCGTTGCGGCGCTTTCGGTGATGGAAAAGCTTTATCCCATCTTCAGCAGGGCCTGTACCGTTTCAGCGAAGAAACTGGCAAGCAACAAGATGGAACTCACCGTGAAGCCGGGCCCGGATGTTGATGAAAAACCTTATCAGTGCGAAAACCGGATGGGAATTTTTGAATCCATCCCGAAGCTCTTCACCGGTGAGTACGCCAAGATCGAGCATCCCGAGTGCCTCCACAAAAACGCCGATGCCTGCCGCTATATCATCAGTTGGGAACAGCCGGCCTTCCTGCTCTGGAAACGGTTGAGAAATTACGCCACTGTTTTCAGCGTTCTTATCTGCGCCATCCTGCTTTTTTCGCATACGCCGATCAACACGCTCATCGTGGCGCTGCTCTGCACCATCCTGGTGACGTCTCTTCACGCGCACGCCGTATACCTCGAAAAGTCTGAAATCCAGACTTCCATAATCAATAAGGGCGATCTCGCGGGGGACCTTCTTGAACGGGTCAATACAAGCTACGACAATGCCCTCCTGATACAGGAAGTGGGTCAGGCCACGGCGAGCATCCTCGACATGGACAAGCTGCTCCCGTACATCATGGAACTCCTCGGAAAACGTCTCGATTTCGACCGCGGCATGATCATGCTGGCCAACGAAGAACGGACCAGGCTGGTCTATGTGGCCGGTTTCGGTTACAATGCGGAACAGGAAGAGTTTCTGAGAATGATCAGCTTCCACCTTGACAAACCCTCTTCCCGGGGCCAGTTCGTGCTTTCATTCAAGAACCAGATCCCCTTTCTCATCAACGACATTGAGGAAATAGAAACCATTATTTCCAAAAAGAGCCTCGACTTCGTCCGGGCCATGGGTGTCCAATCATTTATCTGCGTTCCTATTATTTTCGAGGGGCGATCTGAGGGGGTCCTGGGTGTTGATAACATCCGCTCCAAGAGGCAGTTGAGCCAGAGCGATCTGAACCTGCTCATGGGAATAGCCCCGCAGGTCGGCATCAGTATCAACAATGCCCGGTCGTACCGGAAGATCAAGAACAGTGAAGCCCGGTTCCGCGCCCTGGGAGAAAACTCGCCGGACATCATTTACACGCTCGATGCCGACAGTGTCATAACTTACATAAATCCCGTTTCCGAAAGAATACTGCTGTATTCAACGGAGGAATTGATCGGAAAGCGGCTGCTTGACATCATCTGCGAAGAGGATCGGCCCTATCTCACAAAAGTCCTTTCCCGGGCGAAGAACAGGGAAATTTTCAAGGACGTGACAGGACGGTTTATCGACAAGCAGGGCAAGGAACATGTATTTAATATCAGCGGCGCACCGAACTTCGACGACGACGGCAGGATGACCGGCCTCGTGGGAAGTCTGAAGGATGTATCAGAACTCAAGAAGAATTATGATATTCTGCAGATGACCCTTCAGAGCACCATAGACGCCATGTCGGAAATCGTCGAATCACGGGACCCCTATACGGCCGGCCATCAGAAACGCGTGGCGCTTATCGCCGGCGCCATAGGGGAAGAAATGAATCTCCCGCTGGATACCGTCAAGGGAATTCAGATGGCGTCTATGATTCACGACATCGGCAAAATGTATGTACCTGCCGAAATTCTCAGTAAACCCATAGAGCTGAACGATCTGGAATTCACCCTCATAAAGACACACCCGGAAGTGGGGTTCAATATTCTCAAAAATATCGAGTTCACCCATCCCGTTGCCAGGATCGTCCTGCAGCACCATGAGCGGCTCGATGGATCGGGATACCCCAATGGAATCAGCGGCGAAGATATTCTGATGGAAGCGAAGATCCTTTCCGTTGCGGACGTGGTGGAGGCCATGAGCAGCCACCGCCCCTATCGCCCGGCATTGGGAATAGAAATGGCTATTAAGGAGATAACGGAAAACCGCGGTATCCTTTATGACTCGGATGTCGTCGATGCCTGTATCCGTCTCTTTACCGAAAATAAATTTGATGATCTCGTAAAAAGTCGAAATACCCGAGCAGATGGGGCGGCTTTGTAA
- a CDS encoding helix-turn-helix domain-containing protein: MIVIKGDVYLTTADAARELGVSTKTIRAYIQKGIIPEPPTITYGIRKIRHFTKEYLKDAARQIERYRQ, translated from the coding sequence ATGATTGTAATCAAGGGTGACGTTTATTTAACAACCGCCGATGCGGCGCGTGAACTGGGGGTTTCGACAAAGACAATTCGAGCTTACATACAAAAGGGAATTATTCCAGAACCACCAACCATAACGTATGGTATCAGAAAGATCAGGCATTTCACAAAAGAGTATTTGAAAGATGCCGCCCGGCAAATAGAGAGATACAGGCAATGA
- a CDS encoding AAA family ATPase — MGTGKTTLCRQLLRRLDDDETIEKHLLLDPYFSKPIEFLRTISEMLGSTQLKDEPERTEWQLREAIKHHLFEHGVQEQKLVVLIIDEGQKIPEFCLEMLREFLNYETNEAKLLQIVIFAQREFDQILEKNPGVADRVSFSYYLGPLNFRDTRSMIEFRLQNAAEQGKLSPQLSYWAYRKIFRTTGGYPRRIVSLCHQIILALIIQNKFRADWFLVRSCVMRNLPELDERRSFDRAAVLAGLVVILFVLVVFPERVGIVTPGGSTAFLSVPAIVLNPTSGPAIPVEEKPHSLPFRDKGPDVEKVKLATTAETIPELTQERTDLITTAEPVKVIDEEQTLTPSGINTGVGHPAILGLARVEQKGVVWRMIEDVYGVCDRRHLDRIAESNPHIKNLDIVFAGDIIMFPSIPAEFQPSFFGNDGYWVEIDNEKSLERAYRKLKETRSIAGNILQLCPYWNNTEGLRFSVILRKRFIGENSAREALHALPELFAGNARIIKHWKEGTVFFARLVNVDEISRDIVPLQASGEPEKRETQ; from the coding sequence GTGGGGACAGGAAAGACGACCCTTTGCCGTCAGCTCTTACGAAGACTTGACGACGACGAAACAATAGAAAAACACCTTCTTCTCGATCCCTATTTCAGCAAGCCTATCGAGTTTCTGCGGACGATTTCGGAAATGCTCGGATCCACTCAATTGAAGGATGAACCGGAACGGACAGAGTGGCAGTTACGTGAAGCAATAAAGCATCACCTCTTTGAACACGGTGTGCAGGAACAGAAGCTGGTAGTGCTCATTATCGATGAGGGTCAGAAGATTCCTGAATTCTGTCTGGAAATGCTTCGGGAATTTCTTAATTATGAAACAAACGAAGCAAAGCTCTTGCAAATCGTTATATTCGCGCAGAGGGAATTCGATCAGATCCTGGAGAAAAATCCCGGTGTCGCAGACCGGGTGAGTTTTTCTTACTATCTGGGGCCGCTCAATTTCCGCGATACACGGTCCATGATAGAATTTCGCTTACAGAATGCCGCCGAACAGGGAAAACTATCACCACAGCTCAGTTACTGGGCTTACCGGAAAATTTTCAGGACAACCGGCGGTTACCCCCGGCGCATTGTGAGCCTGTGCCATCAGATCATTCTGGCTCTGATCATACAGAACAAGTTCAGGGCCGATTGGTTTCTTGTCCGTTCCTGTGTGATGAGAAACCTGCCCGAGTTAGATGAGCGGCGCTCCTTTGACAGGGCCGCCGTTCTGGCAGGACTGGTCGTCATTCTATTCGTCCTGGTCGTATTTCCGGAGCGTGTCGGGATAGTAACACCAGGAGGGAGCACCGCTTTTTTGTCAGTCCCGGCAATTGTGCTGAACCCGACGTCAGGTCCGGCAATACCAGTTGAGGAAAAACCACATTCTCTTCCTTTTCGGGACAAAGGTCCCGATGTGGAAAAGGTTAAGCTTGCTACAACGGCTGAAACGATTCCGGAACTGACACAGGAACGAACAGATCTTATTACCACCGCAGAGCCGGTGAAGGTTATTGATGAAGAGCAGACACTCACACCAAGTGGCATCAATACAGGTGTTGGCCACCCAGCGATTCTCGGTCTTGCAAGGGTCGAACAAAAGGGTGTTGTGTGGCGAATGATCGAGGATGTATACGGTGTCTGTGACCGGAGACACCTGGATCGTATCGCCGAGTCCAATCCTCACATAAAGAACCTTGACATCGTTTTTGCGGGCGATATAATCATGTTTCCATCGATTCCAGCCGAGTTTCAGCCATCCTTCTTTGGAAACGACGGGTACTGGGTTGAAATCGACAATGAAAAAAGCCTGGAAAGAGCATACCGAAAGCTGAAGGAAACACGGAGTATTGCAGGAAATATCCTGCAACTTTGCCCGTACTGGAATAATACTGAGGGGCTGAGATTTTCGGTCATTTTACGGAAACGTTTTATCGGTGAAAATTCGGCACGTGAGGCCTTGCATGCGTTGCCGGAATTGTTCGCCGGCAATGCAAGGATTATTAAGCATTGGAAAGAGGGCACGGTTTTCTTTGCTCGATTGGTGAATGTTGACGAAATATCCCGGGATATAGTGCCGCTCCAGGCATCGGGAGAACCGGAAAAGAGGGAGACGCAGTGA